From the Manihot esculenta cultivar AM560-2 chromosome 3, M.esculenta_v8, whole genome shotgun sequence genome, one window contains:
- the LOC110611219 gene encoding probable myosin-binding protein 6, producing the protein MPCHEIRRWTFSELVGAFLDLSITFLLLCASSLAYFAFKFLSLFGLSLPCPCKSFSAIPDDNNNNKICLQTRLLNSPLQKISTTQCSLKSKFPFSPIGNDLQSNFNKENDRNDDKHEGVGSEDEVSCISSSERRRNNFTGGDLAKLKEKSFVMGTVNFPEVKEGRYELKGKSVTRHRSRNGLRRRRKGSFDHNGKLPWVPSYKSLLSDADTSRSAPSRLSNSDEDTGKDGNDPADFEGESACDVNDCEILDGKEAPVDIGSKRKFSDGFELNESVDENEPIYENASIVDELNSHGDPGSDCNAKSTIRLLEQALEEEHAARAVLYIELEKERTAAATAADEAMAMILRLQEEKASLEMEAIQCQRIIEEKYAYDAEEMNILKEILVRREREKYYLEKEVEAYRQIISGNEQFDEEMYGVPATKGEITLYSSDEDSMLMMPQMNTSDSTDKEEKTEKGNWKNLPSTKLSEDNNSSNQMGIPIPETDEERKAQKINATSKLNLSKITPPRNLHEKAIDNKESEEGDIHDIHVIDDQATVYKQVMRDKNKQLSTNASANSKNPNIPIGLPPTGSSRSRSSRSEMRRKSMSAFDIERYKIDSEISWLREKLKFVQEGREKLHFTKGNKEREKVQLQIVEDIISQLREIRQLTEPGKAARRASLPPLTSNVMSKKRRWRSGPLLVEGSV; encoded by the exons ATGCCTTGCCATGAAATTCGTAGATGGACATTTAGTGAGCTAGTGGGTGCATTTCTTGATCTTTCCATTACATTCCTTCTCCTTTGCGCATCAAGTCTTGCGTATTTCGCCTTCAAATTTCTTAGCCTGTTTGGATTGAGCTTACCGTGTCCTTGCAAAAGCTTTTCTGCAATTCCTGAcgacaacaacaacaacaaaatctGCTTGCAAACACGATTACTTAATTCCCCTTTACAGAAAATTTCCACTACTCAATGCTCTTTGAAGAGCAAGTTCCCTTTCAGTCCAATAGGAAACGATTTGCAATCAAATTTCAACAAGGAAAATGACAGGAATGATGATAAACACGAGGGTGTTGGATCAGAGGATGAGGTCTCGTGTATCTCATCTTCAGAGAGGAGGAGAAACAATTTTACAGGTGGAGATTTGGCTAagttgaaagaaaagagttttgtgATGGGTACAGTGAATTTTCCGGAAGTGAAAGAGGGAAGATATGAGTTGAAAGGGAAATCGGTAACTCGTCACAGATCAAGAAATGGCCTCAGACGCCGTAGAAAAGGCTCCTTTGATCACAATGGGAAGTTACCCTGGGTTCCATCGTACAAGTCTTTATTGTCGGATGCAGATACTTCTCGTTCGGCTCCTAGCAGACTCAGTAATTCAGATGAAGACACAGGTAAAGATGGCAACGATCCTGCTGACTTTGAAGGTGAATCAG CTTGTGATGTAAATGATTGTGAAATTTTGGATGGAAAGGAAGCCCCAGTGGACATTGGTTCGAAGAGAAAGTTTTCAGATGGTTTTGAATTGAATGAATCTGTAGATGAGAATGAACCCATTTACGAAAATGCATCAATTGTTGATGAGTTAAATTCACATGGGGATCCAGGTTCAGATTGCAATGCAAAAAGTACAATAAGACTCTTGGAACAAGCACTAGAAGAAGAGCATGCTGCTAGAGCTGTCCTCTATATCGAACTAGAGAAAGAGAGAACCGCTGCTGCTACTGCTGCCGATGAGGCCATGGCTATGATATTGCGTCTACAAGAGGAGAAGGCGTCCCTAGAAATGGAAGCAATACAATGCCAGAGGATAATAGAAGAGAAATATGCATATGATGCTGAAGAAATGAACATTCTGAAAGAGATTCTAGTGAGAAGAGAGAGGGAAAAGTATTACTTGGAGAAGGAAGTTGAAGCCTACAGGCAAATAATTTCTGGGAATGAGCAGTTCGATGAGGAAATGTATGGTGTCCCTGCAACTAAGGGAGAAATAACATTATATTCCAGCGATGAAGATTCAATGCTGATGATGCCACAGATGAACACTAGTGATTCCACTGACAAGGAGGAGAAGACAGAAAAAGGAAACTGGAAAAATTTACCAAGTACAAAATTAAGTGAAGATAATAACTCTTCAAATCAAATGGGAATTCCAATTCCTGAAACTGATGAGGAAAGGAAAGCACAGAAAATAAATGCAACTTCAAAGTTAAACCTGTCTAAGATTACTCCACCACGTAATTTGCATGAGAAAGCTATTGATAACAAAGAAAGTGAAGAAGGTGATATTCATGATATTCATGTCATTGATGATCAAGCCACTGTGTATAAGCAGGTCATGAGAGACAAAAATAAGCAGCTTTCGACGAATGCTTCTGCTAACTCAAAAAATCCAAATATTCCCATTGGGTTGCCACCAACTGGTAGTTCAAGAAGCAGATCCTCACGTTCTGAAATGAGGAGAAAATCCATGTCTGCATTTGATATTGAAAGGTATAAAATAGACAGTGAAATTAGTTGGCTGAGAGAAAAGCTGAAATTTGTGCAAGAAGGAAGAGAGAAGCTACATTTCACTAAAGGGAACAAGGAAAGGGAGAAAGTTCAGCTACAAATTGTGGAAGATATCATCAGTCAGCTTCGAGAGATTCGACAGTTGACAGAACCTGGAAAGGCAGCCCGCAGGGCCTCATTGCCTCCTTTAACCTCCAAT GTCATGTCCAAGAAAAGACGTTGGCGTAGTGGTCCTTTGCTGGTGGAAGGAAGCGTCTAA
- the LOC110611790 gene encoding receptor like protein kinase S.2 — protein MKLNRLCIILPADLDEIAQYGQPRLPPPPAKAEAKKHHHHHHHHGCGSQVVAFFGDSLRRLYDSKWVGCCQPDKPRKQPSGAFYDLDGIQMSEKVGGDNPRIFSYAELFIGSNGFSEDEILGSGGFGKVYRAVLPSDGTVVAVKCLAEKGEQFEKTFEAELVAVANLRHRNLVKLRGWCVHEDQLLLVYDYMPNRSLDRVLFRRPENFTSPTLNWERRRKIIGGLAAALHYLHEQLETQIIHRDVKASNVMLDSHFNARLGDFGLARWLEHELKYQTKLPSMRNRQFRLAESTRIGGTIGYLPPESFQKRSVATAKSDVFSFGIVVLEVVSGRRAVDLTCPEDQIILLDWIRRLSDEGKLLQAGDNRLPDGSYALSEMERLIHLGLLCTLNNPQLRPNMKWIVEILSGDIPGKLPPLPSFQSHPRYISLSSPSNTSTSNTSTTRSTSTPSSNTTITSASSNFVTAIGETIYATAEFGNHDFSSSNNRSHRRSTHFMVETPREISYKEIISATNNFAGSHRVAEVDFGTAYHGILEDGHRVFVKRLGMTKCPAIKTRFSSELQNLAKLRHRNLIQLRGWCTEQGEMLVVYDYSANRLLSHLLFHHDNRVGHSILKWRHRYNIVKSLASAILYLHEEWDEQVIHRNITSSSVILDPDMNPRLGNFALAEFLSRNDHAHKAATKGNKSVRGIFGYMSPEYMESGEATPMADVYSFGVVVLEVVTGHMAVDFRRPEVLVVNRVHEFQAQKRPLEELVDIRLNFEYDHKELMRLLNLGIACTRSNPESRPSMRQIVSILDGNDKFFTAAEQRKESREGWKENNASSLSLIKRIQALGIQ, from the coding sequence ATGAAGCTCAACCGTCTTTGCATCATCTTGCCGGCTGACTTGGATGAAATCGCACAATATGGCCAACCCAGGCTCCCTCCACCACCTGCAAAAGCAGAGGCGAAAaaacaccaccaccaccaccaccaccatggTTGCGGGAGTCAAGTTGTAGCTTTCTTTGGTGACTCACTTCGCCGGTTGTATGACTCGAAATGGGTTGGTTGTTGTCAGCCTGATAAGCCAAGAAAACAACCGTCTGGTGCGTTTTACGACCTTGACGGAATTCAAATGTCTGAGAAGGTTGGTGGTGACAATCCGAGGATTTTCAGTTATGCTGAGCTTTTTATAGGCTCTAATGGTTTTAGTGAAGATGAAATTCTTGGGAGTGGAGGTTTTGGCAAAGTGTATAGAGCCGTTTTACCAAGTGATGGTACTGTAGTTGCTGTGAAATGCTTGGCTGAGAAAGGGGAACAGTTTGAGAAAACTTTTGAAGCCGAGTTGGTTGCTGTAGCTAACCTACGACACAGGAACCTCGTCAAGCTACGAGGATGGTGCGTTCATGAGGACCAGTTGCTTCTGGTTTATGATTACATGCCCAACCGCAGCCTTGACAGGGTGCTCTTCAGAAGGCCAGAGAACTTCACATCACCAACTCTTAATTGGGAGaggagaaggaaaataattggtGGCCTGGCAGCTGCACTACATTATCTTCATGAACAATTAGAGACTCAGATTATTCACCGGGATGTAAAGGCGAGCAACGTGATGCTCGACTCCCATTTTAATGCTCGGCTAGGTGACTTCGGCTTGGCACGATGGCTGGAACATGAACTTAAGTACCAAACCAAGTTGCCTTCAATGAGAAACCGCCAATTTCGCTTAGCAGAGTCAACAAGAATCGGCGGCACAATTGGTTATCTGCCACCTGAGAGTTTCCAGAAAAGAAGTGTTGCTACTGCAAAATCTGATGTTTTCAGCTTCGGGATTGTTGTGTTAGAGGTGGTATCTGGGAGGCGAGCTGTGGATCTCACATGCCCAGAGGACCAGATTATTTTGCTGGACTGGATCAGGAGGCTATCAGATGAAGGGAAGCTTTTACAAGCAGGAGACAACAGGCTCCCAGATGGCTCCTATGCACTCTCTGAAATGGAACGGTTGATTCATCTCGGGCTTCTTTGCACCCTTAATAACCCACAACTCCGGCCGAACATGAAATGGATTGTGGAAATACTTTCCGGCGACATTCCCGGCAAACTGCCACCGCTCCCATCATTTCAGTCCCACCCTCGGTACATTTCTTTATCATCCCCATCTAATACTAGCACAAGTAACACCAGCACCACCAGGTCCACCTCCACCCCCAGCTCCAACACAACAATCACATCCGCTTCTTCAAACTTTGTGACAGCCATTGGAGAAACTATATATGCAACTGCAGAATTTGGAAACCATGACTTTAGTTCTTCTAACAACAGAAGTCATCGACGAAGCACACACTTCATGGTGGAAACTCCAAGAGAAATATCCTACAAGGAAATTATTTCTGCTACAAACAATTTCGCTGGCTCACACAGGGTAGCAGAGGTGGACTTTGGAACTGCCTACCATGGCATTCTCGAAGACGGCCACCGAGTTTTCGTGAAGAGGCTTGGCATGACAAAATGCCCCGCAATCAAAACTCGATTTTCATCTGAACTTCAAAATTTAGCCAAGCTCCGCCATAGAAACCTAATACAGCTCCGTGGATGGTGCACTGAGCAGGGAGAGATGCTTGTTGTCTATGATTATTCCGCAAATCGTCTCCTAAGTCACCTCCTTTTTCATCATGATAACAGAGTTGGTCACTCTATCTTGAAATGGCGTCACCGATATAACATTGTGAAGTCACTTGCTTCTGCCATTCTTTATCTCCATGAAGAATGGGATGAACAAGTTATCCACAGAAACATCACCTCTTCTTCAGTCATTCTTGATCCAGACATGAATCCAAGACTTGGTAACTTTGCCCTTGCAGAATTCTTGTCAAGAAATGACCATGCCCATAAAGCAGCCACTAAGGGAAATAAATCTGTTCGTGGGATTTTTGGTTACATGTCACCGGAGTACATGGAATCTGGGGAAGCAACACCAATGGCTGATGTCTATAGTTTTGGTGTTGTAGTGCTTGAGGTGGTCACAGGACATATGGCAGTAGATTTCCGGCGACCGGAGGTGCTAGTAGTCAACAGAGTTCATGAGTTTCAGGCACAGAAAAGACCACTGGAGGAACTCGTTGATATAAGGTTGAACTTCGAGTACGATCATAAGGAACTGATGAGACTTCTGAATTTGGGAATTGCATGCACTAGATCCAACCCAGAATCAAGGCCAAGCATGAGGCAGATTGTGAGCATTCTCGATGGTAATGATAAATTCTTCACGGCAGCAGAGCAAAGGAAGGAAAGTAGAGAGGGATGGAAAGAAAACAATGCTTCTTCCTTGTCACTGATTAAGAGAATCCAAGCTCTGGGGATACAATGA
- the LOC110611791 gene encoding protein PHR1-LIKE 3, translated as MYSSIHSLPLDGSVGHGDFQGSLDGTNLPGDACLVLTTDPKPRLRWTAELHERFVDAVTQLGGPDKATPKTIMRTMGVKGLTLYHLKSHLQKYRLGRQSCKESNDNSKDVGIAASVAESQDTGSSTSTSSRLIAQDLNDGYQVTEALRVQMEVQRRLHEQLEVQRRLQLRIEAQGKYLQSILEKACKALNDQAAASAGLEAAREELSELAIKVSNECQGIVPMDNIKMPSLSELAAALENKSTANLPARIGDCSVESCLTSTGSPVSPMGVGSQAAGAGAASIKKRPRSAFGNGDSVPLEGNIRQEVEWMMSNIG; from the exons ATGTACTCGTCGATACACTCGCTGCCGCTGGATGGAAGTGTAGGACATGGGGACTTCCAGGGGTCGCTTGACGGGACCAACTTGCCTGGGGATGCGTGCTTGGTTCTCACTACGGATCCGAAGCCCCGCCTCCGGTGGACCGCCGAGCTTCATGAGAGATTTGTCGATGCTGTCACCCAGCTGGGTGGACCTGACA AAGCAACACCAAAGACTATCATGAGAACAATGGGGGTGAAGGGCCTTACCCTGTATCACTTAAAATCTCACCTGCAG AAATACAGGTTGGGTAGGCAATCTTGCAAGGAATCAAATGATAATTCTAAGGATG TTGGGATAGCAGCATCTGTTGCAGAAAGTCAGGATACTGGTTcatcaacatcaacatcatCGAGATTGATAGCACAGGATCTAAATGA TGGCTACCAGGTTACTGAGGCTTTGCGGGTACAGATGGAAGTCCAGAGAAGACTGCACGAGCAGCTAGAG GTGCAGCGCCGGCTTCAACTTAGAATTGAAGCACAGGGGAAATACCTACAGTCAATTCTTGAGAAAGCTTGTAAAGCACTGAATGATCAGGCTGCAGCATCTGCTGGGCTTGAAGCTGCCAGGGAGGAGCTATCTGAACTAGCAATCAAGGTTTCCAATGAATGCCAAGGAATTGTCCCAATGGATAACATAAAAATGCCTTCATTATCTGAACTTGCTGCAGCTCTGGAGAACAAAAGTACAGCAAATTTGCCAGCTCGAATTGGTGATTGCTCAGTTGAAAGCTGCTTGACTTCAACAGGGAGCCCAGTTTCTCCAATGGGTGTTGGCTCACAGGCCGCCGGCGCTGGCGCTGCTTCCataaagaaaagaccaaggtcTGCTTTTGGTAATGGAGACTCCGTACCCTTGGAAGGCAACATCCGGCAAGAAGTAGAATGGATGATGAGTAATATTGGATGA
- the LOC110610845 gene encoding probable pectinesterase 29 — MKMLLQWVSCLWLTLLMGSSHVESANGKLHSSVHWHRNFRSLKYVAILVDQSGNGNFTSVQSAIDSIPSNNKRWFCIYIKGGIYREKVKIPYDKPYIILKGEGKRKTQIVWGDYFSTAQSPTFTSLADNTVAKSISFVNSHNFLNKNNPVVPAVAAMISGDRSAFYRCNFAGVQDTLWDDNGRHYFKECTIQGAVDFIFGSGQSLYEGCIIKVVGGGFITAQGRNNPKDTNGFVFKDCKIVGKAPATSPVYLGRPWREYSRVIFYKCYFSKIIDPKGWNPWHFVGEEDRTTYAEYGNYGPGAVSKQRVSWVKKLGSKDIDGLTSLSFINSGNWIQRQPV; from the exons atGAAAATGTTGCTTCAATGGGTTTCATGTTTATGGCTTACTCTTTTGATGGGCAGCTCTCACGTAGAATCTGCCAATGGGAAATTGCATTCAAGTGTTCATTGGCATCGGAACTTTCGGTCGTTAAAGTATGTGGCAATCCTCGTTGATCAGTCCGGCAACGGCAACTTTACCAGTGTTCAATCTGCTATTGACTCCATTCCATCAAATAACAAGCGATGGTTTTGCATATATATCAAGGGTGGCATATATAG AGAGAAGGTGAAGATCCCATACGATAAACCATACATCATTCTTAAAGGAGAAGGGAAAAGAAAGACTCAGATTGTTTGGGGAGATTATTTTTCCACTGCTCAAAGTCCTACTTTTACTTCTTTAGCAGATAACACTGTTGCTAAAAGCATTAGCTTTGTG AACTCGCACAATTTCCTTAACAAAAACAACCCTGTAGTACCAGCAGTAGCTGCTATGATTTCTGGAGACAGATCTGCGTTTTATCGGTGTAATTTTGCTGGGGTTCAAGACACTCTTTGGGATGATAATGGCAGACATTACTTCAAAGAATGCACCATTCAAGGAGCTGTTGATTTTATCTTTGGTAGTGGCCAATCTCTATACGAG GGTTGTATAATAAAGGTAGTTGGAGGTGGATTTATAACAGCACAGGGAAGAAACAATCCTAAGGACACAAATGGGTTTGTTTTTAAAGACTGTAAAATCGTCGGCAAGGCACCGGCCACTTCCCCGGTCTATCTGGGGAGGCCATGGAGAGAGTATTCTAGGGTGATATTCTACAAGTGTTACTTTTCAAAAATTATAGACCCCAAAGGATGGAATCCTTGGCATTTTGTTGGCGAAGA GGACCGAACAACATATGCAGAGTATGGAAACTATGGACCAGGAGCTGTTTCTAAGCAGAGGGTAAGCTGGGTGAAGAAGCTGGGCTCTAAAGACATAGATGGACTGACGAGCTTGTCCTTCATTAATTCTGGAAACTGGATTCAACGACAACCCGTTTAG
- the LOC110610313 gene encoding 60S ribosomal protein L13a-4, giving the protein MVSGSGICAKRVVVDARHHMLGRLASIIAKELLNGQKVVVVRCEEICISGGLVRQKMKYMRFLRKRMNTKPSHGPIHFRAPAKILWRTIRGMIPHKTKRGEAALARLKAYEGVPPPYDKMKRMVIPDALKVLRLQAGHKYCLLGRLSSEVGWNHYETIKELERKRKEKAQVAYERKKQLTKLRVKAEKVAEEKLGSQLDIISPIKY; this is encoded by the exons ATGGTGTCGGGGTCAGGGATCTGCGCCAAGAGGGTGGTGGTGGATGCAAGGCACCACATGCTTGGTAGGCTTGCCTCTATCATTGCCAAGGAGCTCTTGAACGGCCAAAAAGTTGTGGTTGTTAGGTGCGAGGAGATTTGCATCTCTGGTGGATTGGTTAGGCAGAAGATGAAGTACATGAGGTTCTTGCGTAAGCGCATGAACACTAAGCCTTCTCATGGCCCCATCCATTTCCGTGCCCCTGCTAAGATCCTCTGGCGCACAATCCGTGG GATGATTCCTCATAAGACTAAGCGTGGAGAGGCTGCCCTTGCTCGTTTGAAGGCTTATGAGGGTGTTCCACCTCCTTATGATAAGATGAAGAGGATGGTGATCCCTGATGCTCTCAA GGTGTTGAGGCTGCAGGCTGGACACAAGTACTGTCTGTTGGGCAGGCTTTCATCTGAGGTTGGATGGAACCACTATGAGACCATCAAG GAACTTGAGAGGAAGAGAAAGGAGAAGGCTCAGGTGGCCTATGAGAGGAAGAAACAGTTGACAAAACTAAGGGTTAAAGCTGAGAAGGTTGCAGAGGAGAAGCTTGGTTCCCAGCTAGACATTATTTCTCCAATCAAATATTGA
- the LOC110610958 gene encoding transcription factor FAMA isoform X2: MIDYMLNNPHPHQQQLSSGFCTSTSLDKLSFADVMQFADFGPKLALNQTRISEEETGIDPVYFLKFPVLNDKREGQSLMVPQLSGENKAGIMGEDRAVREEEEARVSDNTSVQLQFLGDQDLQNKNPIPEAKNKRKRPRTIKTSEEVESQRMTHIAVERNRRKQMNEHLRVLRSLMPGSYVQRGDQASIIGGAIEFVRELEHLLQCLESQKRRRLYGEGSRQMGDSSLAIQQPQPPFFPPLPLQNDQMKLVDFETELREETAENKSCLADVEVKVLGFDAMIKILSRRRPGQLIKTIAALEDLQLNILHTNITTIEQTVLYSFNVKIASESRFTAEDIASSVQQIFSFIHANSSM, translated from the exons ATGATCGATTATATGCTCAATAATCCTCATCCTCATCAGCAGCAACTATCTTCTGGGTTTTGCACTTCAACTTCTCTTGATAAACTGAGTTTCGCAGATGTTATGCAATTTGCAGATTTTGGGCCGAAGTTGGCGTTAAATCAAACGAGAATATCTGAGGAAGAAACTGGTATTGATCCAGTTTACTTCCTGAAGTTTCCTGTATTGAACGATAAGAGGGAGGGACAGTCTCTAATGGTTCCTCAACTAAGTGGGGAAAATAAAGCAGGAATCATGGGAGAAGATAGGGCTGTtagagaggaagaagaagctAGGGTTTCAGACAATACGTCGGTGCAACTCCAGTTTCTTGGAGatcaagatcttcaaaacaagaacCCAATACCTGAGGCGAAGAACAAGAGAAAAAGGCCAAGAACTATCAAGACAAGCGAGGAAGTGGAAAGCCAAAGAATGACTCATATTGCAGTGGAAAGAAATCGAAGGAAGCAAATGAATGAACATCTCCGAGTTCTGAGGTCTCTCATGCCGGGATCTTACGTACAAAGG GGAGACCAAGCTTCGATTATTGGCGGAGCCATTGAGTTCGTGAGGGAATTGGAGCACCTCCTTCAATGCCTAGAATCTCAAAAGCGGCGAAGGCTCTATGGAGAAGGTTCAAGGCAGATGGGAGATTCGTCTCTTGCAATCCAGCAACCTCAACCTCCATTTTTCCCTCCTTTGCCTCTTCAAAATGATCAAATGAAACTCGTGGACTTCGAAACCGAGCTCCGAGAGGAAACTGCTGAGAACAAGTCATGCTTGGCTGATGTTGAGGTGAAGGTTTTAGGGTTTGATGCTATGATCAAGATTCTATCTAGGAGAAGGCCAGGTCAGCTCATTAAGACAATTGCAGCTCTAGAAGATTTGCAACTTAATATCCTCCACACCAACATTACTACCATTGAACAAACTGTTCTCTATTCATTCAATGTCAAG ATTGCAAGCGAATCTAGGTTCACAGCAGAAGATATTGCAAGCTCGGTTCAACAGATATTCAGTTTTATCCATGCAAACAGCAGCATGTGA
- the LOC110610958 gene encoding transcription factor FAMA isoform X1, which produces MDKEDNFSVNYTALDYTLDHHNHQQQDQEFTKSRISEASGDNSNGMIDYMLNNPHPHQQQLSSGFCTSTSLDKLSFADVMQFADFGPKLALNQTRISEEETGIDPVYFLKFPVLNDKREGQSLMVPQLSGENKAGIMGEDRAVREEEEARVSDNTSVQLQFLGDQDLQNKNPIPEAKNKRKRPRTIKTSEEVESQRMTHIAVERNRRKQMNEHLRVLRSLMPGSYVQRGDQASIIGGAIEFVRELEHLLQCLESQKRRRLYGEGSRQMGDSSLAIQQPQPPFFPPLPLQNDQMKLVDFETELREETAENKSCLADVEVKVLGFDAMIKILSRRRPGQLIKTIAALEDLQLNILHTNITTIEQTVLYSFNVKIASESRFTAEDIASSVQQIFSFIHANSSM; this is translated from the exons ACAACTTCTCG GTAAACTATACGGCTTTAGATTACACTCTAGACCACCATAATCATCAGCAACAAGATCAAGAATTCACTAAGTCGCGAATTAGTGAAGCTTCTGGCGATAACAGCAACGGGATGATCGATTATATGCTCAATAATCCTCATCCTCATCAGCAGCAACTATCTTCTGGGTTTTGCACTTCAACTTCTCTTGATAAACTGAGTTTCGCAGATGTTATGCAATTTGCAGATTTTGGGCCGAAGTTGGCGTTAAATCAAACGAGAATATCTGAGGAAGAAACTGGTATTGATCCAGTTTACTTCCTGAAGTTTCCTGTATTGAACGATAAGAGGGAGGGACAGTCTCTAATGGTTCCTCAACTAAGTGGGGAAAATAAAGCAGGAATCATGGGAGAAGATAGGGCTGTtagagaggaagaagaagctAGGGTTTCAGACAATACGTCGGTGCAACTCCAGTTTCTTGGAGatcaagatcttcaaaacaagaacCCAATACCTGAGGCGAAGAACAAGAGAAAAAGGCCAAGAACTATCAAGACAAGCGAGGAAGTGGAAAGCCAAAGAATGACTCATATTGCAGTGGAAAGAAATCGAAGGAAGCAAATGAATGAACATCTCCGAGTTCTGAGGTCTCTCATGCCGGGATCTTACGTACAAAGG GGAGACCAAGCTTCGATTATTGGCGGAGCCATTGAGTTCGTGAGGGAATTGGAGCACCTCCTTCAATGCCTAGAATCTCAAAAGCGGCGAAGGCTCTATGGAGAAGGTTCAAGGCAGATGGGAGATTCGTCTCTTGCAATCCAGCAACCTCAACCTCCATTTTTCCCTCCTTTGCCTCTTCAAAATGATCAAATGAAACTCGTGGACTTCGAAACCGAGCTCCGAGAGGAAACTGCTGAGAACAAGTCATGCTTGGCTGATGTTGAGGTGAAGGTTTTAGGGTTTGATGCTATGATCAAGATTCTATCTAGGAGAAGGCCAGGTCAGCTCATTAAGACAATTGCAGCTCTAGAAGATTTGCAACTTAATATCCTCCACACCAACATTACTACCATTGAACAAACTGTTCTCTATTCATTCAATGTCAAG ATTGCAAGCGAATCTAGGTTCACAGCAGAAGATATTGCAAGCTCGGTTCAACAGATATTCAGTTTTATCCATGCAAACAGCAGCATGTGA